In Mercurialis annua linkage group LG5, ddMerAnnu1.2, whole genome shotgun sequence, a single genomic region encodes these proteins:
- the LOC126682138 gene encoding ubiquitin-conjugating enzyme E2 34-like — protein sequence MADKTCLMRLQKEYRALCKEPVPHVVARPSPKDILEWHYVLEGSEGTPFAGGCYYGKIKFPPDYPYSPPGITMITPNGRFMTQKKICLSMSDFHPETWNPMWSVSSILTGLLSFMVDNSPTTGSVNTTAAEKLRLAKASLAFNCKNPTFKKLFPEYVDKYNQQQSEQILSDQVSAKLSQDDKSKPTSEKADNSLGEDAKKDAQKDARRNRKQTFPTWLMLLLVSAFGVVMALPLLQL from the exons ATGGCGGATAAAACGTGTCTCATGCGGCTTCAGAAGGAGTATAGAGCACTATGTAAA GAGCCCGTGCCTCATGTTGTTGCCCGTCCTTCCCCAAAAGACATCCTTGAATGGC ATTATGTGTTGGAGGGAAGTGAAGGGACACCTTTTGCAG GTGGATGCTATTATGGGAAGATTAAGTTTCCTCCTGATTATCCTTACAGTCCTCCTGGAATCAC CATGATCACACCCAATGGACGTTTCATGACTCAAAAGAAAATATGCTTATCCATGAGTGATT TTCACCCGGAAACTTGGAACCCTATGTGGTCTGTATCAAG CATCCTTACAGGGCTTCTTTCCTTTATG GTGGACAACAGTCCTACTACAGGCAGCGTGAACACTACTGCCGCCGAGAAGCTACGTCTAGCAAAGGCCTCTCTAGCTTTCAATTGTAAAAA CCCAACTTTCAAAAAGTTGTTTCCAGAGTATGTGGACAAGTATAACCAGCAGCAGTCTGAGCAGATTTTGTCAGATCAAGTTTCAGCTAAATTGTCACAAGACGACAAATCCAAACCTACATCGGAAAAAGCTGACAATTCCTTGGGAGAAGATGCGAAAAAAGATGCACAGAAGGATGCAAGAAGAAACAGAAAACAAACATTCCCAACCTGGCTGATGCTCTTGCTTGTTTCCGCCTTTGGTGTCGTAATGGCTTTGCCTCTGCTTCAACTTTGA
- the LOC126682398 gene encoding pumilio homolog 23: MVAVGSKALILSTRLRNCNLVEDSTMGGDDYKHGRKKKDMGRKNNKQSFGFDGDDSNKSGYSSGRVADGRPRKSSKYQGESESMPAVIRQQVDPETMKYFSEIANLFESNGADLEERSAICSNALEEAVGKEFELATDYIISHTMQSLLEGCDVDHLCSFLRSCANKFPLIAMDRSGSHVAETALRSLALHLEDNDAYSVIEETLTAICKAILASPVDMMCNCHGSHVLRSLLCLCGGVPLDSREFHGAKPSTALAVRLNLKETHADGNDSRQLGFPNLLKFLVSEMLKCSSEDIQTLQVDQYSSLVLQAFLKLLDREGQELVQMISTLLGSTEKNLAEGSFIDWTSAGEILELMKETAYSHLMEVVLEVSPEGLYDEMFTKIFRSSLFELSSHRCSNFVIQALVSHARNKEQMESIWEELGPKFKDLLEMGMSGVIASLIAACQRHNTLEHQCCQALAAAVCLPSDSPKGIVPHILFLESYFALGDKSSWNWPNGIKMHVMGSLILQTLFRFQSKPIQPFITSLTSMEVDHVLHTAKDAAGARAIEAFLGSNASSKKKLKLIAKLQGHFGELALHSSGSYTIEKCFAASSLSLREAIASDLLAVQNELYKTKQGPYLLRKLEIDRFAYRPEQWKFNQASKQSTYDKFSASFGSSETKPSKIDSFLSDTSKTTSNTSKITSNPKDVKTMQKEIDNYMSSNKYSKKGHTGSEAAGTFTKAKESINQVPFLSGNMQGKKRHAKDKPTKSSKKSRV, encoded by the exons ATGGTTGCTGTTGGGTCTAAAGCTTTAATTTTATCAACAAGACTCAGAAACTGTAATTTGGTTGAAGATAGTACAATGGGTGGAGATGATTATAAGCATGgtagaaagaaaaaagatatGGGTAGGAAGAATAATAAACAAAGCTTTGGTTTTGATGGGGATGATTCTAACAAAAGTGGGTACTCGTCGGGACGAGTAGCTGATGGAAGACCAAGAAAGTCATCCAAGTATCAAGGTGAATCCGAATCAATGCCGGCGGTTATCAG GCAGCAGGTTGATCCTGAAACGATGAAATACTTTTCGGAGATTGCGAATCTATTTGAAAGTAATGGAGCTGACTTGGAGGAGCGATCAGCTATTTGCAGTAATGCCCTTGAAGAAGCTGTAGGGAAAGAATTCGAACTTGCGACTGATTATATTATAAGCCATACTATGCAAAGTCTGCTTGAGGGATGTGATGTGGATCATCTTTGTAGTTTCCTCCGGAGCTGTGCAAACAAGTTTCCTTTAATTGCAATGGATAGGTCTGGTTCGCATGTTGCTGAAACTGCTCTAAGGTCTTTAGCTTTACATCTTGAGGACAATGACGCTTATTCTGTTATTGAAGAGACTCTAACTGCGATATGCAAG GCGATTCTTGCCAGTCCTGTTGATATGATGTGTAATTGTCATGGCTCTCACGTGCTTCGAAGTCTTCTATGTCTTTGTGGAGGCGTGCCATTGGATTCACGAGAATTTCATGGAGCAAAGCCCTCAACAGCTCTGGCCGTGCGGCTGAACCTCAAGGAAACCCACGCTGATGGAAATGACAGCCGTCAGCTAGGATTTCCTAATTTATTGAAGTTCCTTGTATCTGAAATGTTGAAATGTTCCAGCGAAGACATTCAAACTCTGCAAGTTGATCAATACAGTAGTTTGGTTTTGCAGGCAT TTTTGAAGTTATTAGATCGGGAAGGTCAAGAGTTAGTGCAAATGATATCAACTTTACTTGGATCCACAGAAAAAAATTTAGCAGAGGGGAGCTTCATAGATTGGACATCAGCGGGTGAAATTCTAGAATTGATGAAAGAAACTGCTTACAGCCATTTAATGGAG GTAGTCTTGGAAGTTTCTCCCGAAGGCTTGTATGATGAGATGTTTACCAAAATTTTCAGGAGTTCATTATTTGAGCTTTCTTCCCATCGTTGCAGCAACTTTGTCATTCAAGCATTGGTTTCTCATGCAAGAAACAAAGAACAA ATGGAATCGATCTGGGAGGAACTTGGTCCAAAATTTAAAGATCTTCTTGAAATGGGGATGTCAGGAGTTATTGCATCACTTATTGCAGCATGTCAAAGGCATAATACCCTCGAACATCAG TGCTGCCAGGCCCTTGCTGCTGCTGTCTGCTTACCAAGTGACTCTCCAAAAGGGATTGTTCCACACATACTATTTCTTGAAAGTTACTTTGCCTTAGGCGACAAGTCCAGCTGGAACTGGCCGAATGGTATTAAGATGCATGTTATGGGATCTCTGATTCTTCAGACACTGTTCAGATTTCAAAGT AAACCAATTCAGCCTTTCATCACCAGCCTTACTTCCATGGAAGTGGACCATGTTCTTCATACTGCAAAAGATGCAGCGGGAGCACGTGCTATTGAAGCTTTTCTTGGATCAAATgcttcctcaaaaaaaaaacttaaattaattGCAAA GCTACAAGGACATTTTGGAGAGCTTGCATTGCACTCATCTGGCTCTTATACAATTGAAAAGTGCTTTGCTGCCAGTAGTTTATCCCTAAGGGAGGCCATAGCATCGGACTTGTTAGCAGTACAAAATGAACTATACAAGACGAAGCAAGGCCCTTATCTCTTAAGGAAATTAGAAATTGACAG ATTTGCTTACCGGCCTGAACAGTGGAAGTTCAACCAAGCAtcaaaacaatcaacatatgaCAAATTTTCTGCCTCATTTGGATCAAGTGAGACCAAGCCATCAAAAATTGACTCCTTCCTCTCAGATACTTCTAAGACTACATCAAATACTTCCAAGATTACATCAAATCCCAAAGACGTGAAGACAATGCAGAAAGAGATTGATAATTATATGTCCTCAAATAAATATTCCAAAAAGGGTCATACGGGTTCTGAGGCCGCtggaacatttacaaaagctaAGGAAAGCATAAACCAGGTACCATTCCTATCTGGTAATATGCAGGGCAAGAAACGACATGCAAAAGATAAACCGACAAAATCTTCAAAGAAGTCGAGAGTATGA
- the LOC126682402 gene encoding RING-H2 finger protein ATL3-like translates to MSGELDNSNTVEITGKIMVIAIIILFLVVVFVFLLHLYAKWFLWSAAEPTPPPQPRRNRRRFVFNPGQDPVRRGLDISILRSLPVVIFQSSEELKEGLECAVCLSEITQGEKARLLPKCNHAFHVECIDMWFQSHSTCPLCRNSVAPQHEETFTDLHEINSNQSLEEILVSGYSSESPHFPTNVLFWGDQTQVSTAGAGAGGGGGGGHLEEGSYPQASSSSSSSTSGSGNGVREEEMVVIEIPLELSDYSEEESSKSPVPTQRLRSFKRLLSREKKVNVDV, encoded by the coding sequence ATGAGTGGTGAATTAGATAACTCAAATACAGTAGAAATTACAGGCAAGATTATGGTAATCGCTATCATAATTCTATTCCTGGTGGTAGTTTTCGTTTTCTTACTTCATCTTTACGCAAAATGGTTTCTGTGGAGTGCTGCAGAACCAACTCCGCCACCTCAACCTCGCCGAAACCGCCGCAGATTCGTCTTCAACCCCGGGCAAGACCCAGTTCGTAGAGGGCTAGACATCTCAATACTAAGATCATTACCGGTAGTAATATTCCAGTCTAGTGAAGAGTTAAAAGAAGGGTTAGAATGTGCAGTTTGTCTGTCGGAAATTACACAAGGTGAAAAAGCTAGACTGCTGCCAAAATGTAACCATGCATTTCATGTCGAATGTATTGACATGTGGTTCCAATCACACTCCACGTGTCCTCTTTGTAGAAACTCAGTAGCTCCACAGCATGAAGAAACTTTCACTGATTTGCATGAAATTAATAGTAATCAATCTCTAGAGGAGATTTTGGTTTCCGGGTATTCATCAGAATCTCCACATTTTCCTACAAATGTCTTGTTTTGGGGTGACCAAACTCAAGTCAGCACCGCCGGCGCCGGTGCCGGAGGTGGCGGTGGCGGCGGCCATTTGGAGGAAGGGAGTTATCCTCAggcatcttcttcttcttcttcatcaactTCAGGGTCAGGAAATGGTGTTAGGGAAGAAGAAATGGTGGTAATTGAAATTCCTTTGGAATTAAGTGATTATAGTGAGGAAGAATCGAGTAAGTCTCCGGTGCCGACACAAAGATTAAGGTCATTTAAGAGATTATTAAGtagagaaaaaaaagttaatgttGATGTTTAA